One segment of Kogia breviceps isolate mKogBre1 chromosome 14, mKogBre1 haplotype 1, whole genome shotgun sequence DNA contains the following:
- the USP7 gene encoding ubiquitin carboxyl-terminal hydrolase 7 gives MNHQQQQQQQKAGEQQLSEPEDMEMEAGDTDDPPRITQNPVINGNVAMSDGHNNTEEDMEDDTSWRSEATFQFTVERFSRLSESVLSPPCFVRNLPWKIMVMPRFYPDRPHQKSVGFFLQCNAESDSTSWSCHAQAVLKIINYRDDEKSFSRRISHLFFHKENDWGFSNFMAWSEVTDPEKGFIDDDKVTFEVFVQADAPHGVAWDSKKHTGYVGLKNQGATCYMNSLLQTLFFTNQLRKAVYMMPTEGDDSSKSVPLALQRVFYELQHSDKPVGTKKLTKSFGWETLDSFMQHDVQELCRVLLDNVENKMKGTCVEGTIPKLFRGKMVSYIQCKEVDYRSDRREDYYDIQLSIKGKKNIFESFVDYVAVEQLDGDNKYDAGEHGLQEAEKGVKFLTLPPVLHLQLMRFMYDPQTDQNIKINDRFEFPEQLPLDEFLQKTDPKDPANYILHAVLVHSGDNHGGHYVVYLNPKGDGKWCKFDDDVVSRCTKEEAIEHNYGGHDDDLSVRHCTNAYMLVYIRESKLSEVLQAVTDHDIPQQLVERLQEEKRIEAQKRKERQEAHLYMQVQIVAEDQFCGHQGNDMYDEEKVKYTVFKVLKNSSLAEFVQNLSQTMGFPQDQIRLWPMQARSNGTKRPAMLDNEADGSKTMIELSDNENPWTIFLETVDPELAASGATLPKFDKDHDVMLFLKMYDPKTRSLNYCGHIYTPISCKIRDLLPVMCDRAGFIQDTSLILYEEVKPNLTERIQDYDVSLDKALDELMDGDIIVFQKDDPENDNSELPTAKEYFRDLYHRVDVIFCDKTIPNDPGFVVTLSNRMNYFQVAKTVAQRLNTDPMLLQFFKSQGYRDGPGNPLRHNYEGTLRDLLQFFKPRQPKKLYYQQLKMKITDFENRRSFKCIWLNSQFREEEITLYPDKHGCVRDLLEECKKAVELGEKASGKLRLLEIVSYKIIGVHQEDELLECLSPATSRTFRIEEIPLDQVDIDKENEMLITVAHFHKEVFGTFGIPFLLRIHQGEHFREVMKRIQSLLDIQEKEFEKFKFAIVMMGRHQYINEDEYEVNLKDFEPQPGNMSHPRPWLGLDHFNKAPKRSRYTYLEKAIKIHN, from the exons ctGGAGATACAGATGACCCACCAAGAATTACTCAAAACCCTGTTATCAATGGGAATGTAGCCATGAGTGACGGGCACAACAACACAGAGGAAGACATGGAGGACG ACACGAGTTGGCGCTCCGAGGCAACCTTTCAGTTCACTGTCGAGCGCTTCAGCAGACTGAGTGAGTCGGTCCTTAGCCCTCCGTGTTTTGTGCGAAATCTGCCATGGAAGATTATGGTGATGCCACGCTTTTATCCAGACAGACCACACCAAAAAAGCGTAGGATTCTTTCTCCAGTGCAATGCTGAATCTGATTCCAC GTCTTGGTCCTGTCACGCACAAGCGGTGCTGAAGATCATAAATTACAGAGATGATGAGAAGTCGTTCAGCCGGCGTATCAGTCATTTGTTCTTCCATAAAGAGAACGATTGGGGATTTTCCAATTTCATGGCCTGGAGT GAAGTGACTGATCCTGAGAAAGGATTTATAGATGATGACAAAGTTACCTTTGAAGTCTTTGTACAGGCGGATGCCCCCCATGGAGTTGC GTGGGATTCAAAGAAGCACACGGGCTATGTCGGTTTAAAGAATCAGGGAGCGACTTGTTACATGAACAGCCTGCTGCagactttatttttcacaaaCCAACTACGAAAG GCTGTGTACATGATGCCAACAGAGGGCGACGATTCATCCAAAAGCGTCCCTTTAGCATTGCAAAGAGTGTTCTATGAATTACAGCACAGTGATAAGCCCGTAGGAACAAAGAAGCTGACCAAGTCGTTTGG GTGGGAAACATTAGATAGCTTCATGCAACATGATGTTCAAGAGCTCTGTCGAGTG TTGCTTGATAATGTGGAAAATAAGATGAAAGGCACGTGTGTAGAAGGCACCATACCTAAATTATTCAGAGGCAAGATGGTG tcATATATCCAGTGTAAAGAAGTAGACTACCGATCTGATAGAAGAGAAGATTATTATGATATCCAGCTGagtataaaaggaaagaaaaata TATTTGAATCATTTGTGGATTACGTGGCAGTAGAACAACTAGACGGTGACAATAAATACGATGCCGGGGAGCATGGCTTGCAG GAAGCAGAGAAAGGTGTGAAATTCCTAACATTGCCACCAGTGTTACACCTACAACTGATGCGATTTATGTATGACCCTCAGACGGACCAAAATATCAAGATCAACGATAG gttTGAGTTCCCCGAACAGCTACCACTTGATGAATTTTTGCAAAAAACGGATCCTAAAGACCCTGCAAATTATATTCTTCATGCAGTCCTGGTTCATAGTGGAGATAATCATGGTGGACATTATGTGGTTTATCTAAACCCCAAAGGGGATGGCAAA TGGTGTAAGTTTGATGATGACGTGGTGTCCAGGTGTACGAAAGAGGAGGCCATCGAGCACAACTACGGGGGCCACGACGATGACCTCTCCGTGCGACACTGCACCAACGCCTACATGCTGGTTTATATCCGGGAGTCGAAGCTCA GTGAGGTTTTACAAGCTGTCACCGACCACGACATCCCTCAGCAGTTGGTGGAACGATTGCAAGAAGAGAAAAGGATCGAGGCTCAAAAGCGGAAGGAGCGGCAGGAAGCCCATCTCTACATGCAGGTGCAG ATTGTTGCAGAGGACCAGTTTTGTGGCCATCAAGGAAATGATATGTATGatgaagaaaaagtgaaatacaCTGTGTTCAAAGTGTTGAAAAACTCCTCGCTTGCTGAGTTTGTCCAGAACCTCTCTCAGACCATG GGATTTCCTCAAGATCAGATTCGACTGTGGCCCATGCAGGCGAGGAGCAATGGCACCAAACGACCGGCCATGCTGGATAATGAGGCCGACGGCAGCAAGACG ATGATTGAACTCAGTGATAATGAAAACCCTTGGACAATATTCCTGGAAACAGTTGATCCGGAGCTGGCTGCTAGCGGAGCAACGTTACCCAAGTTTGATAAAGATC ATGATGTGATGTTATTTTTGAAGATGTACGATCCCAAAACACGGAGCTTGAATTACTGTGGGCATATCTACACACCAATATCCTGTAAAATAC GTGACTTGCTCCCAGTTATGTGTGACAGAGCAGGATTTATCCAAGATACTAGTCTTATCCTCTATGAG GAAGTTAAACCGAATTTAACAGAGAGAATTCAGGACTATGACGTGTCTCTTGATAAAGCCCTCGATGAGCTAATGGATGGTGACATTATAGTGTTTCAGAA GGATGACCCTGAAAATGATAACAGTGAATTACCCACCGCAAAGGAATATTTCAGAGATCTCTACCACCGTGTCGATGTGATTTTCTGTGATAAAACAATCCCCAATGATCCTGGATTTGTGGTTACATTATCAAATAGAATGAATTATTTTCAG gtgGCAAAGACAGTTGCTCAGAGGCTCAACACCGACCCCATGCTGCTCCAGTTCTTCAAGTCTCAAGG TTATAGGGATGGCCCAGGTAATCCTCTTAGACATAATTATGAAGGTACTTTAAGAGATCTTCTACAGTTCTTCAAGCCTAGACAACCTAAGAAACTTTACTATCAGCAG CTTAAGATGAAAATCACAGACTTTGAGAACAGGCGAAGTTTTAAGTGTATATGGTTAAACAGCCAATTTAGGGAAGAG GAAATAACACTATATCCAGACAAGCACGGGTGTGTCCGGGACCTGTTAGAGGAATGTAAAAAGGCAGTGGAACTCGGCGAGAAGGCATCAGGGAAACTTAG GCTGCTAGAAATTGTAAGCTACAAAATTATTGGTGTGCATCAAGAAGACGAACTACTAGAATGTTTATCTCCTGCGACAAGTCGAACATTTCGAATAGAG GAAATACCTTTGGACCAGGTAGAcatagataaggaaaatgagatgcTGATCACAGTGGCACATTTCCACAAAGAGGTGTTTGGGACGTTCGGGATCCCGTTCTTGCTGAGGATACACCAG GGCGAGCATTTCAGAGAAGTGATGAAGCGGATTCAGAGTCTGCTAGACATCCAGGAAAAGGAGTTTGAAAAG TTTAAATTTGCTATTGTGATGATGGGCCGACACCAGTACATAAATGAAGATGAGTATGAAGTAAACTTGAAAGACTTTGAACCTCAGCCTG GTAACATGTCTCATCCTCGGCCTTGGCTAGGGCTCGACCACTTCAACAAAGCCCCAAAGAGGAGTCGCTACACATACCTGGAAAAGGCCATTAAAATCCATAACTGA